The genomic region ACCCACACCACAAACTCAGCCCAAACTCATCCTCACCGCCCACATGGACCATCCCGGCTTCTGGGCCCTCCGCAACCTGCGTCCAGGACGACTCCTCGCCCAGTGGATGGGCCGCGTCCCCGCCGAGGCCATGATCGACCAGCCCGTCCGCTTCTGGACCTCAGGCCAGCCCATCACAAGACTCCCCGGACTCTGGTCCAACCCCGACTCCACCGCCCGCCTCGGCGGCCGCCCGGTCGATGGACACCTCCGCTCCATCCTCGACACCAACGACCTCAACAACCCCAGCCTCGTCGAAATCGACATCGACGCCAAAGTCGATCCCGGCTCCATCGGAATGTGGCAACTAGACGAACCCCAGTTCGTAGAAGGTCACGTCTGCGCGCGCGCTATAGACGATCTGGCAGCCGTCGCGACGCTCTTGATCGTCGCCAAACGCCTCAGTTCGACACGAAACGCGCCCGAAATCGGCTTCTTGCTCACCCGCGCTGAGGAGGGCGGCTTCTTCGGAGCCATCGACCACTGCCGCAACTTCACCAACCCCAAACACGCCCCACTGCACGTGGGCCTCGAAATGTCCATGGCCCGAGGCGACGTCGCCGTCGGCACAGGCGTCGTCCTCCGCGTTGGTGATCGCCGCACCACCTTCAGCCCCAGAGTCACGGACTGGGAAACCCGTGTCGCCTCTGCACTTGCGGACAACGATCCCAACTTCCTCCACCAGCGACAGTTAATGCCCGGCGGCTCCTGCGAGTCCACCGTCTTCGAGGCCTTCTTCGGCCGTGCCGGTGCCCTCTGCCTTCCTCTGGGCAACTACCACAACGTCACACCCCAAGGCGACATCGCACCCGAATACATCGACCTCGCTGACCTCCGAGACCTCATTGAACTCTGCGTCGCTCTAGCCCGCAGCCCCTTCGACGGCCAGTCTGAGCTACCCGCATTCGCCGCATGGTGGTCCGATTACGCCGACCGCCACCACCACCTGTACACTTCGGCCAACGCCTCCGCAGACCTGAATGTCGGCGTAACCGATGCCACGATCAGGAGTTCCACATGAGTGATCCAGGACCAGCCAAAGCCTGGACCATGCCACCAGCCCTCGTGATCCTCTCCTGTGTCCTCCTCCTCGCCGCCATCGCCTCCATGACCGTCCCTCGCGGCACCTTCGAACGCGAACAACGCTTCTTCCCCACCCTCCATCGCGTCACCGTCACCGCCCCAAACACCACCCCCGCCCAGCTTGCCACCAGCAACGGCCTCGATGCCTCAGATTCCTGGCGCGCGCTCAACCCGCAAACCCGCCAGCCAATCGAAGACCTCTCCGACTATCAGGGAAACGATGTCCTGCTGGCTGGATCCGACGGCTGGAACCGCACCGTCGTCATCCCCGGTTCCTACAAGCGTCTCTCAGATGACGACCAGTCACGCTGGTCCGAACTGCCCACCGTCATGGGCCGCGTCCTGCTCGCCCCCATCCTCGGCATCCAGGACAAAGCCCAGATCATCGGCTTTGTCCTGCTCATTGGTGGAGGCTTCGGCATCATGCTCGGGACCGGCGCCATCGACCGCGGACTCCGGGACGCCGTCCTCGGACTCGAAGCCGCCCACCTACGCCTCCTGGTCATCCCCGTCAGCTTCGCACTCTTTAGCCTCGGCGGGTCAGTTTTCGGCCTGGGTGAGTCCACCATCGCCTTCGTCCTCATCACCATCCCGCTCGCGATCCGGCTGGGCTACGACACCGTCACAGGCGTCGCCATGTGCTACTTCGCCTCGCAGATCGGCTTCGCAGCCGCCTTTATGAACCCCTTCACCCTCGGCATAGGTCAGTCCATCGCCGAACTCCCCTATCTCTCAGGCTTCGGCCTGCGCGTGACGATCTGGTGCATCATGACCGCCCTCGGCATCGCCTTTGTCCTCTGGCACGCCGAACGCGTCCGCCGCGACCCCTCCAGATCACCGACCATAGCCCTCGACCTCGAACGCCGAGCCCACGCCGAATCAGCTGAAGATCACCACGGCGAACTCACCCTCCGGGACGGCCTTGTGCTCATCGTCACCCTCGGCTCGATGGTTGGAGCCGCCTGGGGCGTCTCCGCCTGGGGCTGGTACATCAACGAGATGGCCGCCTTGTTCGTCGGCTGCGGCGTCCTCGCGGGCATCTTCGCCGGACTCAGCCCCCAAGCCATGGCCAAGCGCTTTATTGAGGGCACCGCCATGATGGTCGAAGCCTGCCTGATCATCGCCGTCTCGGCTGGCGTGGTGATCGTCCTCCAGCAGGGCCAGGTCCTCGACACCCTCCTCCAGACGATGGCCGACCCACTCGCCTCGCTGCCGGGTTGGCTCGCACCGGTGGTCGTGATGCTCGTGCAGGCCGTCATCAACTTCTTCGTGCCCTCAGGCTCCGGACAGGCCGCCATGACGATGCCGATTATCACACCTCTCTGCGATCTGATCGGTATCGAGCGTCAGGTCGGCGTCCTCTCTTTCCAGTTCGGCGATGGCCTGGGCAACACCCTTATCCCCACCTCCGCCGTCCTCATGGGCGTGCTCGGCGCAGCCCGCATCGACTGGGCCGTCTGGGTCCGTTGGGTCCTGCCCTTCGTCGTCTTCCTCCATGCTGTCGCAGCCGTGATCCTCATGATCGTGACGCAGGGCCCCG from Phycisphaeraceae bacterium harbors:
- a CDS encoding Na+/H+ antiporter NhaC family protein — encoded protein: MSDPGPAKAWTMPPALVILSCVLLLAAIASMTVPRGTFEREQRFFPTLHRVTVTAPNTTPAQLATSNGLDASDSWRALNPQTRQPIEDLSDYQGNDVLLAGSDGWNRTVVIPGSYKRLSDDDQSRWSELPTVMGRVLLAPILGIQDKAQIIGFVLLIGGGFGIMLGTGAIDRGLRDAVLGLEAAHLRLLVIPVSFALFSLGGSVFGLGESTIAFVLITIPLAIRLGYDTVTGVAMCYFASQIGFAAAFMNPFTLGIGQSIAELPYLSGFGLRVTIWCIMTALGIAFVLWHAERVRRDPSRSPTIALDLERRAHAESAEDHHGELTLRDGLVLIVTLGSMVGAAWGVSAWGWYINEMAALFVGCGVLAGIFAGLSPQAMAKRFIEGTAMMVEACLIIAVSAGVVIVLQQGQVLDTLLQTMADPLASLPGWLAPVVVMLVQAVINFFVPSGSGQAAMTMPIITPLCDLIGIERQVGVLSFQFGDGLGNTLIPTSAVLMGVLGAARIDWAVWVRWVLPFVVFLHAVAAVILMIVTQGPASWLT